In one window of Candidatus Avedoeria danica DNA:
- a CDS encoding deoxyguanosinetriphosphate triphosphohydrolase, with protein MRTRADIDHEEATVLAPYAERSATSRGRLHASEPHAYRSEYQKDRDRIVHTTAYRRLQYKTQVFVNYEGDYYRTRLTHTGEAAQIARTIARALRANEELAEAVTLAHDLGHSPFGHSGEVTLDRLMLERIGLDPADEANKGKGFNHTLQSLRVVEKLEKRWPGFDGLNLTWEAREGIVKHATEYDAVGLEWMQPYEPAWRSSLEGQIVNFADELTYSAHDLDDGLRSGMIDMNMPELKRLAFWQHVSHGIDDDDPELRRHRIIRRVVDALITDVVTASAERIARHAPQSADDVRRAGEPLMTLSDEMLAMQRELKDFLYANLYRHWRVIRMFHKAVHVLETMFESFEHDYRQLPASTAARIVRVQPDVRASRPLAPESYRVICDYLAGMTDRYALQEYRRLVDPFERA; from the coding sequence ATGCGCACACGCGCCGACATCGACCATGAGGAAGCGACCGTCCTGGCGCCGTACGCCGAGCGGTCGGCGACGAGCCGGGGGCGGCTGCACGCCAGCGAGCCGCACGCCTATCGCTCCGAGTACCAGAAGGACCGCGACCGGATCGTCCACACGACGGCCTATCGGCGGCTGCAGTACAAGACGCAGGTCTTCGTGAACTATGAGGGCGACTACTACCGCACCCGGCTCACGCACACCGGCGAGGCGGCGCAGATCGCGCGGACGATCGCGCGGGCGCTGCGGGCGAACGAGGAGCTGGCGGAGGCCGTGACGCTGGCGCACGACCTCGGGCACAGCCCGTTCGGGCACTCCGGCGAGGTGACGCTCGATCGGCTGATGCTCGAGCGGATCGGGCTCGATCCGGCGGACGAGGCGAACAAGGGCAAGGGCTTCAACCACACGCTCCAGAGCCTGCGGGTCGTCGAGAAGCTCGAGAAGCGCTGGCCGGGGTTCGATGGGCTGAACCTGACGTGGGAGGCGCGCGAAGGGATCGTCAAGCACGCCACGGAGTACGATGCCGTCGGCCTCGAGTGGATGCAGCCGTACGAGCCTGCATGGCGATCGTCGCTCGAGGGCCAGATCGTCAACTTCGCCGACGAGCTGACGTACAGCGCGCATGACCTGGACGATGGGCTGCGGAGCGGCATGATCGACATGAACATGCCCGAGCTGAAACGATTGGCGTTCTGGCAGCACGTGTCGCACGGCATCGACGACGACGACCCGGAACTGCGGCGGCACCGGATCATCCGCCGCGTCGTCGACGCGCTGATCACGGATGTCGTGACGGCCAGCGCGGAGCGGATCGCGCGCCACGCGCCGCAGAGCGCGGACGACGTGCGGCGGGCGGGCGAGCCGCTGATGACGCTGTCCGACGAGATGCTGGCGATGCAGCGCGAGCTGAAGGACTTCCTGTACGCCAACCTCTACCGCCACTGGCGGGTCATCCGGATGTTCCACAAGGCCGTCCACGTCCTCGAGACGATGTTCGAATCCTTCGAGCACGACTACCGCCAGCTGCCGGCCTCGACCGCGGCGCGCATCGTCCGCGTCCAACCCGACGTCCGGGCGAGCCGGCCGCTGGCGCCGG
- a CDS encoding lamin tail domain-containing protein: MARTHRLVRLLVLPAAVALAATLALAPRMAFAQAPDLFISEYTEGTSFNKAIEIYNATGAPVNLAAGNWVIELYSNGAAAPTGSVALTGVIANGDVYVVANTQSGAALMAAADQLDATAINWNGDDAIALRKGGVGGTLVDVFGQIGVDPGTEWGTGLQSTQDNTLRRKVDVCQGDTNGGDVFDPSVEWDGFAVDTFDGFGAHVSNCLAAATAQFLQSNAVMTVTDPAGCTGPGDYLSVTTAITNTGDGDAVGVEIIAAFEPVLQGVAGSCFFTGGRNGSCSVESNRLIWRGDIPGTAGAPDNVLSITYEVRVAGGTRFDTEACIGTTLFYSLDEAPDNEEMLKFGACITVNCPPTVDPNRQLGGQVHLPILNFIGQDDVCTTWIEIQNIGDDIVKAALITWAEPGFCPPQAAGPLKVECTGLMSPGSTWNMVGAQIPTGSKGGILFKFSGRQFSFLGIDVGEDDIVADFLCETLFFGVVGDADDYRRFKKAYNEGLVFEGVPLNIAQGRGILAADVHRTCPGDQTPGVSVTSKYNGMAGSHLGKFDPVYGGYTYYVPLVQANAGGFNTILYIQNGGLGCSSVEIWFKGREDCIRASICDILTLAAGETYQFNAADCVGPDFQGNAWLRATQPLAIAVDILGHDVLMTYIGEPGEINYTFDPKRSVASDGSQVVFGPLMYSEYQGWDTGVQVQNLSAVTAAKIKVYFLDRGGDIITTLVDWVCPRGSQTLFLPVVADLPGNWVGSIRVESQEWVTPGAPNILSPNIVAVATLIKYIDSARTSVTEAIAYNLLPEHKVYDWQIGANAGGLESGVGLIAVPSLLRDLEKSGMTSELAIANVVPKPGFTDLVIYLYDQNGLLDYVCQKLNEKQVEYIDLQTWGFVHNGFKGSAIISAFFWEHDVFDEQGQFVRNLVGLGAVAIERRKTHLGEDVPGDEAAGDRGIPFREQDVEGAALGYLFLGPAPLCPGFPEIFRPANEGECPATITAACANCPLPLADPGRTTLKLRVNVPAKCQVDDVNVVLDIDHGFNADLDVDLISPGLNAKSSRLFDDICGNTDNVNVLLDDDAGTPIGVVCPPSGVVQSESGTALKAFDGAQAGGDWTLAIEDDFAGTAGTLQNVELRLKIRIP, encoded by the coding sequence ATGGCCCGCACACACCGCCTCGTCCGCCTGCTCGTGCTGCCCGCAGCCGTCGCCCTCGCCGCGACCCTCGCGCTCGCGCCGCGGATGGCTTTCGCCCAGGCGCCGGACCTGTTCATCTCGGAGTACACCGAGGGGACGAGCTTCAACAAGGCGATCGAGATCTACAACGCCACCGGCGCGCCGGTGAACCTGGCCGCCGGCAACTGGGTGATCGAGCTCTACTCGAATGGTGCCGCGGCGCCGACAGGGTCCGTCGCCCTCACGGGCGTCATCGCCAACGGTGACGTGTACGTCGTCGCCAACACGCAGTCCGGCGCCGCGCTCATGGCCGCCGCCGACCAGCTGGATGCCACGGCGATCAACTGGAACGGCGACGACGCGATCGCGCTGCGCAAGGGGGGCGTCGGCGGCACGCTCGTGGATGTGTTCGGCCAGATCGGCGTGGATCCGGGCACGGAGTGGGGCACCGGGCTCCAGAGCACGCAGGACAACACGCTGCGCCGCAAGGTGGACGTCTGCCAGGGCGACACGAACGGCGGCGACGTCTTCGATCCGTCCGTCGAGTGGGACGGCTTCGCCGTCGATACGTTCGACGGCTTCGGCGCGCACGTCTCCAACTGCCTCGCGGCCGCGACGGCGCAGTTCCTCCAGAGCAACGCCGTCATGACCGTCACCGACCCCGCCGGCTGCACCGGCCCGGGCGACTACCTCTCGGTCACGACGGCGATCACGAACACCGGCGACGGCGACGCGGTCGGCGTGGAGATCATCGCCGCCTTCGAGCCCGTGCTCCAGGGCGTCGCAGGCTCATGCTTCTTCACCGGCGGCCGGAACGGCAGCTGCAGCGTCGAGTCCAACCGGCTCATCTGGCGCGGCGACATCCCCGGCACGGCCGGCGCACCGGACAACGTCCTCTCGATCACGTACGAGGTCCGCGTCGCCGGCGGCACGCGCTTCGACACCGAGGCGTGCATCGGCACGACGCTGTTCTACTCGCTGGACGAGGCGCCGGACAACGAGGAGATGCTGAAGTTCGGCGCTTGCATCACCGTGAACTGCCCGCCGACCGTCGACCCGAACCGCCAACTCGGCGGCCAGGTGCACCTTCCGATCCTGAACTTCATCGGCCAGGATGACGTATGCACGACCTGGATCGAGATCCAGAACATCGGCGACGACATCGTCAAGGCGGCGCTGATCACGTGGGCCGAGCCCGGCTTCTGTCCGCCGCAGGCCGCCGGCCCGCTCAAGGTGGAGTGCACCGGGCTGATGAGCCCGGGCAGCACGTGGAACATGGTCGGCGCCCAGATCCCGACGGGCTCGAAGGGCGGCATCCTCTTCAAGTTCAGCGGCCGCCAGTTCTCGTTCCTCGGCATCGATGTCGGCGAGGACGACATCGTGGCCGACTTCCTCTGCGAGACCCTCTTCTTCGGTGTCGTCGGCGACGCCGATGACTACCGACGCTTCAAGAAGGCCTACAACGAGGGCCTCGTCTTCGAGGGCGTCCCGCTGAACATCGCCCAGGGGCGCGGCATTCTGGCAGCCGACGTCCACCGCACGTGCCCCGGCGACCAGACGCCCGGCGTCAGCGTCACCAGCAAGTACAACGGCATGGCCGGCTCGCACCTCGGCAAGTTCGATCCGGTGTACGGCGGCTACACGTACTACGTGCCGCTCGTGCAAGCGAACGCGGGGGGCTTCAACACGATCTTGTACATCCAGAACGGTGGCCTCGGCTGCTCGTCGGTGGAGATCTGGTTCAAGGGGCGCGAGGACTGCATCCGCGCCTCGATCTGCGACATTCTGACGTTGGCGGCCGGCGAGACCTATCAGTTCAACGCCGCCGACTGTGTCGGGCCGGACTTCCAGGGCAACGCGTGGCTGCGCGCCACGCAGCCCCTCGCCATCGCGGTCGACATCCTGGGCCACGACGTCCTCATGACGTACATCGGCGAGCCCGGTGAGATCAACTACACGTTCGACCCGAAGCGCTCGGTGGCCTCCGACGGCAGCCAGGTCGTCTTCGGTCCGCTCATGTATTCGGAGTACCAGGGCTGGGACACGGGCGTCCAGGTCCAGAACCTCTCGGCCGTGACGGCCGCCAAGATCAAGGTCTACTTCCTCGACCGCGGCGGCGACATCATCACGACGCTCGTCGACTGGGTCTGCCCGCGCGGCAGCCAGACGCTGTTCCTGCCCGTCGTCGCCGACCTGCCGGGCAACTGGGTCGGCTCGATCCGCGTCGAGAGCCAGGAGTGGGTCACGCCCGGCGCGCCGAACATCCTGTCGCCCAACATCGTCGCCGTGGCAACGCTGATCAAGTACATCGACTCGGCGCGCACGAGCGTCACCGAGGCCATCGCCTACAACCTGCTGCCGGAGCACAAGGTCTACGATTGGCAGATCGGGGCGAACGCCGGCGGGCTGGAGAGCGGCGTCGGCCTGATCGCCGTGCCGTCCCTGCTGCGCGACCTCGAGAAGTCCGGCATGACGAGCGAGCTCGCGATCGCGAACGTCGTGCCCAAGCCGGGCTTCACGGACCTCGTCATCTACCTGTACGACCAGAACGGGCTGTTGGACTACGTCTGTCAGAAGCTGAACGAGAAGCAGGTCGAGTACATCGACCTCCAGACGTGGGGCTTCGTCCACAACGGCTTCAAGGGCTCGGCCATCATCAGCGCCTTCTTCTGGGAGCACGACGTCTTCGACGAGCAGGGCCAGTTCGTCCGCAACCTCGTCGGCCTCGGCGCCGTCGCCATCGAGCGGCGCAAGACGCACCTCGGCGAAGACGTGCCCGGCGACGAGGCGGCCGGCGATCGCGGCATCCCGTTCCGCGAGCAGGACGTCGAGGGTGCCGCCTTGGGCTACCTCTTCCTCGGCCCGGCGCCGCTCTGCCCCGGCTTCCCCGAGATCTTCCGGCCGGCGAACGAAGGCGAGTGCCCCGCGACGATCACGGCGGCGTGCGCGAACTGCCCGCTGCCGCTGGCCGACCCGGGCCGCACGACGCTCAAGCTGCGCGTCAACGTCCCGGCCAAGTGCCAGGTCGACGACGTGAACGTCGTCCTCGACATCGATCACGGCTTCAACGCCGACCTCGATGTCGACCTGATCAGCCCGGGCCTGAACGCCAAGTCCAGCCGCCTGTTCGACGACATCTGCGGCAACACCGACAACGTGAACGTCCTGCTCGACGACGACGCCGGCACCCCGATCGGCGTCGTCTGCCCGCCCAGCGGCGTCGTCCAATCCGAGTCCGGCACCGCCCTCAAGGCGTTCGACGGCGCCCAGGCGGGCGGCGACTGGACGTTGGCGATCGAGGACGACTTCGCGGGGACGGCGGGGACGTTGCAGAACGTCGAGTTGCGGTTGAAGATCCGGATTCCGTAG
- the ppk1 gene encoding polyphosphate kinase 1 produces MPTTSSTNPKQPTAVRRTRRSGSHPRGAPAKAATDRDAAVVASPSPDLSDLTDPSLYLNRELSLLQFQWRVLEEAQDPSNKLLERVKFLGIVGSNLDEFFMVRVAGLHHQVEAGVVDAPPDGLSPAAQLAAIRRDALALMRQSRTTQRELFTALRAQDIAVLDYAELSLRQREQVKRIWDEQIFPVLTPLAFDPGRPFPFISNLSLNLAVVVRDAAGTERFARVKVPGGLPRFLPLKRSSGGVRRDGTAPRNHVFTWLDQVIAAHLGDLFPGMTIVTVCPFRVTRDGDLTIQELEADDLLASIEQSVRQRRFGGVVRVTVTEQMPANLRDLLVAELEMDPNDVYVLDGPLGMSSLFSLYGIDRPDLKDRPFVPALPAALAAGGQEDGPSVSAAVARPNAQRLFEAMRAGDILLHHPYDSFAPVVQFLDAAARDPQVLAIKVTLYRVGSPSPIVDALLTAIENHKQVAVLVELKARFDEESNITWARRLEQAGVHVVYGLLGLKTHSKVALVVRAEGDGIRRYVHLATGNYNPFTSTIYTDLGLFTCDAAIGADATDLFNYLTGWSDKHAYRKLLVAPINLRERMEALIDREIEHARKGRGGHIVMKMNSLADPGIIRRLYLASQAGVRVDLIVRGICCLRPGVPGVSDLIRVRSIVGRFLEHHRIYYFRNAGREEVFLGSADLMPRNIDRRVEVLFPLEDPRLIAQVRDDVLGSALADNVKARELGEDGRYRRVAPAAGAEAFNSQERLVAHVGGPGLPE; encoded by the coding sequence ATGCCAACGACATCGTCGACCAACCCGAAGCAACCGACCGCGGTTCGAAGGACGCGCCGATCCGGATCGCACCCACGCGGTGCGCCGGCGAAGGCGGCGACCGATCGCGATGCGGCCGTCGTCGCATCGCCGTCGCCCGACTTGTCCGACCTGACCGACCCGTCCCTCTACCTCAACCGCGAGCTGAGCCTCCTCCAGTTCCAGTGGCGCGTCCTCGAGGAGGCGCAGGACCCGTCCAACAAGCTGCTCGAGCGCGTGAAGTTCCTCGGCATCGTCGGCAGCAACCTCGACGAGTTCTTCATGGTCCGCGTCGCCGGGCTGCACCACCAGGTCGAGGCCGGCGTCGTCGACGCGCCGCCGGACGGGCTGAGCCCCGCGGCGCAGCTGGCGGCCATCCGCCGCGATGCGCTCGCCCTCATGCGCCAGAGCCGCACGACGCAGCGGGAGCTGTTCACGGCGCTGCGCGCGCAGGACATCGCCGTGCTGGACTACGCCGAGCTCTCGCTGCGGCAGCGCGAGCAAGTCAAGCGCATCTGGGACGAGCAGATCTTCCCGGTCCTCACGCCGCTGGCATTTGATCCGGGCCGTCCGTTCCCGTTCATCTCGAACCTCAGCCTCAACCTGGCGGTGGTCGTGCGCGACGCGGCCGGAACGGAGCGGTTCGCCCGCGTGAAGGTGCCCGGCGGCCTGCCGCGCTTCCTGCCCCTCAAGCGCTCCAGCGGCGGCGTGCGGCGGGACGGCACGGCGCCGCGCAACCACGTCTTCACTTGGCTCGATCAGGTGATCGCCGCCCACCTCGGCGACCTCTTCCCGGGCATGACGATCGTCACGGTCTGCCCGTTCCGCGTCACGCGCGACGGCGACCTGACGATCCAGGAACTCGAGGCCGACGACCTGCTGGCGTCGATCGAGCAGAGCGTGCGCCAGCGTCGCTTCGGCGGCGTCGTGCGGGTGACGGTGACGGAGCAGATGCCGGCCAACCTGCGAGACCTGCTCGTCGCCGAGCTCGAGATGGACCCGAACGACGTCTACGTGCTCGACGGCCCGCTCGGCATGTCGAGCTTGTTCAGCCTGTACGGGATCGACCGACCGGACCTCAAGGATCGGCCGTTCGTGCCGGCGCTGCCGGCCGCGCTCGCCGCAGGCGGCCAGGAGGACGGGCCGTCCGTCTCGGCCGCCGTCGCCCGTCCGAACGCGCAGCGCCTGTTCGAGGCGATGCGCGCCGGCGACATCCTGCTCCATCACCCGTACGACTCCTTCGCCCCCGTCGTCCAGTTCCTGGACGCGGCGGCGCGCGACCCGCAGGTGCTGGCGATCAAGGTCACGCTGTACCGCGTCGGCAGCCCGTCGCCGATCGTCGACGCGCTCCTGACGGCGATCGAGAACCACAAGCAGGTGGCCGTGCTGGTGGAACTCAAGGCGCGCTTCGACGAAGAGAGCAACATCACGTGGGCCAGGCGGCTGGAGCAGGCGGGCGTGCACGTCGTCTACGGCTTGCTCGGCCTGAAGACGCACTCCAAGGTGGCGCTCGTCGTCCGCGCCGAAGGCGACGGGATTCGGCGCTATGTCCACCTGGCCACCGGCAACTACAACCCGTTCACGAGCACGATCTACACGGACCTCGGCCTCTTCACGTGCGACGCGGCGATCGGCGCCGACGCGACGGACCTCTTCAACTACCTGACCGGCTGGTCGGACAAGCACGCCTACCGCAAGCTCCTCGTCGCGCCGATCAACCTGCGCGAGCGGATGGAGGCGCTGATCGATCGCGAGATCGAGCATGCGCGCAAGGGGCGGGGCGGCCACATCGTCATGAAGATGAACAGCCTGGCCGACCCGGGCATTATCCGCCGACTCTACCTCGCCTCGCAGGCCGGCGTCCGCGTCGACTTGATCGTGCGGGGCATCTGCTGTCTGCGGCCGGGCGTGCCGGGGGTGAGCGACCTCATCCGGGTGCGCAGCATCGTTGGCCGCTTCCTGGAACACCACCGGATCTACTACTTCCGCAACGCCGGCCGCGAGGAGGTCTTCCTCGGCAGCGCCGACCTGATGCCCCGCAACATCGACCGCCGGGTCGAGGTCCTGTTCCCACTCGAGGACCCGCGCCTGATCGCCCAAGTGCGCGACGACGTCCTCGGCAGCGCGCTGGCCGACAACGTCAAGGCGCGCGAGCTGGGTGAGGACGGTCGCTATCGACGGGTGGCGCCGGCGGCGGGGGCGGAGGCGTTCAACAGTCAGGAGCGGTTGGTGGCGCATGTCGGGGGGCCGGGCTTGCCGGAGTAG
- a CDS encoding Ppx/GppA family phosphatase, giving the protein MSFDAHRGAIVGGTAARAEERGSLDPGDAGSSPQVKAFIDIGTNSVRLVLVRITADGSTTELTQRKETVRLGEGEFGTGFLTPDAMARATLVVGTFADMARANGATEIVAIATAATREARNREVFLSGLRDATGLDVRPISGLEEARLIYLGVASGLHLGDRTAVFIDIGGGSTELIVGDQNSYRALDSLRLGAIRLTAQFFRPGDDGPVSAARYAELQDTVRATAVRALQRLAGYGPLDMAVGSSGTAQNVADIAIRLAHNRLRERTDVVTAAQVADVARMLCGLPQAERAKVPGINPARADIIVAGAAILQTLLEELGVNDLTISDRGLREGLILDDLDRHHPGIRAGQTVREQSVLQLGRRCQFDEPHHVHVARLALGLFDSARAGGLHDLPDTAREILAHAAMLHDIGAFLSYSGHERHTYYLVRHAPLLGFDDHEIELLAAVARFHRKGYPSKLRFEYRDLPRAGRRLVRPLAALLRLAESLDRTHTGVVRDARFARRDDGTLALHVTTGGDWSLERWGLDGQLTAFARVFGERPAILARADAGT; this is encoded by the coding sequence ATGTCGTTTGACGCCCACCGTGGTGCGATCGTAGGCGGCACGGCCGCGCGGGCCGAAGAGCGCGGCTCTCTCGACCCCGGCGACGCGGGAAGTTCGCCGCAGGTCAAAGCGTTCATCGACATCGGCACGAACTCCGTGCGGCTCGTGCTCGTGCGGATCACCGCCGACGGGAGCACGACCGAGCTGACGCAGCGCAAGGAAACCGTTCGGCTGGGCGAGGGCGAGTTCGGCACCGGCTTCCTGACGCCGGACGCGATGGCGCGGGCGACGCTCGTCGTAGGGACGTTCGCCGACATGGCGCGGGCGAACGGGGCGACGGAGATCGTGGCGATCGCGACGGCTGCCACGCGCGAGGCGCGCAACCGCGAAGTCTTCCTGTCCGGACTGCGCGACGCGACCGGGTTGGATGTCCGGCCGATCTCGGGCCTGGAGGAGGCGCGGCTCATCTATTTGGGCGTCGCGAGCGGCCTGCACCTCGGCGACCGGACGGCGGTGTTCATCGACATCGGCGGCGGGTCGACCGAGCTGATCGTCGGCGACCAGAACAGCTATCGGGCGCTCGATTCCCTGCGGCTCGGGGCGATTCGGCTCACGGCGCAGTTCTTCCGACCGGGCGACGACGGACCGGTCAGCGCCGCGCGCTATGCGGAGCTGCAGGACACCGTCCGCGCCACCGCGGTGCGCGCGCTGCAGCGACTGGCCGGCTACGGACCGCTCGACATGGCCGTCGGATCGTCGGGTACGGCGCAGAACGTGGCCGACATTGCGATCCGGCTTGCGCACAACCGGCTGCGCGAGCGGACGGACGTCGTGACGGCCGCACAGGTAGCGGACGTGGCGCGCATGTTGTGCGGGCTGCCGCAGGCCGAGCGGGCCAAGGTCCCCGGGATCAACCCGGCGCGGGCCGACATCATCGTCGCCGGCGCGGCGATCCTGCAGACGCTGCTGGAAGAGCTGGGCGTGAACGACCTGACGATCAGCGACCGCGGCCTGCGCGAGGGGCTGATCCTCGACGACCTGGACCGCCACCACCCAGGTATCCGTGCCGGCCAGACGGTGCGCGAGCAGAGCGTGCTCCAACTCGGCCGCCGCTGTCAGTTCGATGAGCCGCACCACGTCCACGTCGCCCGGCTGGCGCTCGGCCTGTTCGACTCCGCGCGCGCCGGCGGGCTCCATGACCTGCCCGATACCGCCCGCGAGATCCTGGCCCACGCCGCGATGCTGCACGACATCGGCGCCTTCCTGTCCTACAGCGGCCACGAGCGCCACACGTACTACCTGGTCCGGCACGCCCCGCTGCTCGGGTTCGACGACCACGAGATCGAGCTGCTGGCCGCCGTTGCCCGCTTCCACCGCAAGGGGTACCCGTCCAAGCTGCGCTTCGAGTACCGCGACCTGCCCCGCGCCGGCCGCCGCCTGGTCCGGCCGCTGGCCGCGCTCCTGCGCCTGGCCGAGAGCCTGGACCGAACGCACACCGGTGTCGTCCGCGACGCCCGCTTCGCCCGCCGCGACGACGGCACGCTGGCGCTCCACGTGACGACCGGCGGCGACTGGTCGCTGGAGCGCTGGGGCTTGGACGGACAGCTGACCGCGTTCGCGCGCGTGTTCGGGGAGCGACCCGCGATCTTGGCGCGGGCGGACGCGGGGACGTGA
- a CDS encoding CYTH domain-containing protein, whose translation MTAQPPPIEIEAKFTLDAPEVGDALAEADTLADDIMLGAVAEKVDQDDYADTDDLALLRAGWALRHRTRFITGAEGWPSVKHVVTLKQLAGAATLRDGVHVRAEHEGPVVGPPFDTAGWPDDVRLAAEAAVGGAVPPLAELFTLAQRRRVRAVTLDGATVGELSIDAVRLHLPGDIRRGADAIASFDEVEVELVPGATMDDLARVVPALSAASGGRAAVGGKFDRAVELLAEAPAVAELPPDERARLARALSILGARDGDVV comes from the coding sequence ATGACCGCCCAGCCGCCCCCCATCGAGATCGAAGCCAAGTTCACCCTCGACGCGCCCGAGGTCGGCGACGCGCTGGCCGAGGCGGACACGCTGGCCGACGACATCATGCTCGGCGCCGTAGCGGAGAAGGTGGACCAGGACGACTACGCGGACACGGACGACCTGGCGCTGCTGCGCGCCGGCTGGGCGCTGCGGCACCGCACGCGGTTCATCACCGGCGCCGAGGGCTGGCCGTCCGTCAAGCACGTCGTGACGCTCAAGCAGCTCGCCGGCGCCGCCACGCTGCGGGACGGGGTCCACGTCCGCGCCGAGCACGAAGGCCCGGTCGTCGGCCCGCCGTTCGACACCGCCGGGTGGCCGGACGACGTTCGGCTGGCCGCGGAAGCGGCGGTCGGCGGCGCGGTGCCGCCGCTGGCAGAGCTCTTCACGCTGGCCCAGCGCCGGCGCGTCCGGGCGGTGACGCTGGACGGCGCGACGGTCGGCGAACTGTCGATCGACGCCGTGCGGCTTCACCTGCCCGGCGACATCCGCCGCGGCGCGGATGCGATCGCAAGCTTCGACGAGGTCGAGGTCGAGCTGGTGCCGGGCGCGACGATGGACGACCTGGCGCGTGTCGTGCCGGCACTGTCGGCCGCGAGCGGCGGACGGGCGGCCGTGGGCGGCAAGTTCGATCGCGCGGTCGAGCTGTTGGCGGAGGCGCCCGCCGTGGCCGAGCTGCCGCCGGACGAGCGCGCCCGTCTGGCCCGCGCGCTGTCGATCCTCGGCGCACGGGACGGCGATGTCGTTTGA